One Burkholderia cepacia genomic window carries:
- a CDS encoding YadA-like family protein — protein MNVAPGMNPTDAVNMSQLSAVQSNMNQVARLAYSGIAGAAALTMIPEVDPGKTLSVGFGTAGYQGYQAVAIGFTARITNNLKIKGGVAINGAGGNTYGAGASYQW, from the coding sequence ATGAACGTGGCGCCCGGCATGAACCCGACGGACGCGGTCAACATGTCGCAACTGAGCGCCGTGCAGTCGAACATGAACCAGGTCGCAAGGCTCGCCTATTCCGGAATAGCCGGGGCCGCCGCGCTGACGATGATTCCCGAGGTCGACCCCGGGAAGACACTCTCGGTCGGCTTCGGAACGGCCGGTTACCAGGGCTATCAGGCGGTGGCCATCGGCTTCACGGCACGCATCACCAACAACCTGAAGATCAAGGGAGGCGTAGCGATCAACGGCGCGGGCGGCAATACTTACGGTGCCGGCGCATCGTACCAGTGGTAA
- a CDS encoding DUF2827 family protein, producing MRIGISVLTHAGQNIWENGLGQNVFHLARLLRALPFVEDVLLLNCGDQSCLPGDVEADGAGFRLIAPRDATDLIDVAIEMAGGLDVSWLDHLRAQGKKVVYHCCGQPYTALIEPTIFGGGGFFSRSERCDEIWTLPRDRGFHRMLESLYRCPVYDVPYLWAPEFLERRAASLRSDHGIEFGYRPQPRKDYTFRALRVAVLEPNISVTKVCSIPMLICDAAFRTNEDAVAELHLLNTIQMKDHPTFVHLANSLDLTKNGKVRFEQRHDFAGYMSQFGDAVVTHQWQHDQNTLYLDALYGGYPLIHNSSWLGAAGYYYPDSDIPGGACRLIEASRNHDENFDSYRRSATQFLGTLNPLHTTNLAAYARSLLRLTSVGDRGATC from the coding sequence ATGCGAATCGGAATTTCGGTTCTCACGCACGCCGGCCAGAACATCTGGGAAAACGGCCTGGGCCAGAACGTCTTCCATCTGGCCCGGTTGTTGCGCGCGTTGCCGTTCGTCGAGGACGTGTTGCTGCTCAATTGCGGGGATCAGTCGTGCCTGCCCGGCGACGTCGAGGCGGACGGCGCCGGCTTTCGGCTGATCGCGCCGCGCGATGCAACCGACCTGATCGACGTGGCCATCGAAATGGCGGGCGGGCTCGACGTGAGCTGGCTTGACCATTTGCGCGCGCAGGGAAAGAAGGTGGTCTACCACTGTTGCGGACAGCCCTATACCGCGCTGATTGAGCCCACGATTTTCGGTGGGGGAGGCTTTTTTTCCCGTTCGGAGCGCTGCGACGAAATCTGGACCTTGCCGAGAGACCGGGGCTTTCACCGGATGCTCGAATCCCTGTACCGATGCCCGGTGTACGACGTGCCCTACTTGTGGGCGCCGGAATTTCTCGAGCGGCGCGCCGCGTCGCTGCGCAGCGATCACGGGATCGAATTCGGCTATCGTCCCCAGCCGCGCAAGGACTATACGTTTCGCGCGCTCAGGGTCGCGGTACTGGAGCCGAATATCTCCGTGACGAAGGTTTGCAGCATTCCGATGCTGATCTGCGATGCGGCTTTCCGGACGAACGAGGATGCCGTTGCCGAACTGCATCTGCTCAACACGATTCAGATGAAGGATCATCCGACGTTCGTGCATCTGGCCAATTCGCTGGATCTGACGAAGAACGGGAAAGTGCGCTTCGAGCAGCGGCACGATTTCGCCGGCTACATGAGCCAGTTCGGCGACGCCGTGGTCACGCATCAGTGGCAGCACGACCAGAACACGCTCTATCTCGACGCGCTCTACGGGGGCTACCCGCTGATCCACAACTCGTCGTGGCTGGGTGCGGCGGGATACTACTATCCGGATTCCGACATACCGGGCGGCGCATGCCGGCTCATCGAAGCGTCGCGAAACCATGACGAGAATTTCGATTCCTACCGGCGCTCGGCAACGCAGTTCCTGGGCACGCTGAATCCGCTTCACACGACGAACCTGGCTGCGTATGCCCGCAGCCTGTTGCGATTGACATCGGTGGGCGATCGGGGGGCGACATGTTGA
- a CDS encoding DUF2827 domain-containing protein, which translates to MLNGRRLKVGVTIFVRAGQQSLWENGIFQNCFFLVMLLAKSPLVETVFLVNGGDGRVEDAGEFLADAPAQVIDLQTARTQLDVVVELSAQLDPQWAQDFQSRGGRVVGMRVANDYAIDVERMIFGRPHGMLVSGAEYDVIWTLPAFEKTCAAYYEAALRAPVRTVQHIWSPLLVERAVGRSVSARPFGYAPGHARWRLAILEPNLCMVKTSHVAMLLADVAYRQSPGFIDVLRVYNTFHLKNDPLFVGFATSLDLVRHGLASFEARFPTYEIMGQHADAIISHHWENAQNYLYYEALHGGYPLIHNSTLLGDCGYRYADFDPQDGALALRQAFAGHDAQLDDYRRTAREFLKTLDPHAERNVEQYGAALAELYQ; encoded by the coding sequence ATGTTGAACGGACGGCGGCTCAAGGTAGGGGTGACGATCTTCGTGCGTGCAGGCCAGCAATCCCTGTGGGAAAACGGCATTTTCCAGAACTGTTTCTTCCTGGTCATGCTGCTCGCGAAATCGCCGCTCGTCGAGACAGTATTCCTGGTCAATGGGGGCGATGGCCGCGTCGAGGACGCGGGCGAATTCCTGGCCGACGCGCCGGCGCAGGTAATCGACCTGCAGACGGCACGCACGCAGCTCGACGTGGTCGTCGAGCTGAGCGCGCAACTCGATCCGCAGTGGGCGCAGGACTTCCAGTCCCGCGGCGGGCGGGTCGTCGGCATGCGCGTGGCCAACGATTACGCAATCGATGTCGAGCGCATGATTTTCGGCCGCCCGCACGGCATGCTGGTCTCCGGCGCGGAATACGACGTGATCTGGACCTTGCCTGCCTTTGAAAAAACGTGCGCCGCCTATTACGAAGCAGCATTGCGTGCGCCGGTGCGCACCGTCCAGCATATCTGGAGCCCGCTGCTCGTCGAGCGCGCAGTTGGCCGGAGTGTGTCGGCCCGGCCGTTCGGCTATGCACCCGGCCACGCGCGCTGGCGCCTCGCGATCCTCGAGCCCAACCTCTGCATGGTGAAGACCAGCCATGTTGCGATGCTGCTTGCGGACGTCGCCTACCGCCAGTCCCCGGGCTTCATCGACGTGCTGCGCGTCTACAACACGTTTCATCTGAAAAACGACCCGCTGTTCGTCGGATTCGCGACCAGCCTCGACCTCGTGCGCCACGGGCTTGCGTCGTTCGAGGCACGTTTTCCGACGTACGAAATCATGGGGCAGCACGCCGACGCGATCATTTCCCACCATTGGGAGAATGCGCAGAATTATTTGTATTACGAGGCGCTGCATGGCGGCTACCCGCTGATCCACAATTCGACGCTGCTTGGGGACTGCGGATACCGATATGCGGACTTCGATCCCCAGGACGGCGCGCTGGCGCTGCGTCAGGCGTTCGCGGGACACGATGCGCAACTCGACGATTACAGGCGCACCGCGCGTGAATTCCTGAAGACGCTCGATCCGCATGCCGAGCGCAATGTCGAGCAATACGGTGCGGCGCTCGCGGAACTCTATCAGTGA
- a CDS encoding IclR family transcriptional regulator — protein sequence MAKTTMSGATKPPAAKARPSRRAAAEHDAPEPVAAGDDESSGGASSYLVPGLERGLRILAEFSAREPVLGAPELSKRIGIPRTTTFRLLQTLEALGFLERVNGDRYFRLGVGVLRLGFEYLNSLELTDLGTPVLERLRDTTGLSTHLLIRDQRDVVFVAKAQSNASMFGSVKVHVGTRLPAHATVHGHVLMGDLTRDALRQLYPEKKLEQFTERTPGTVDELYERVRHYARLGYAVSEAAFESGISAVTAPVRDHSGSIVAAITATVPRSEIGEAGEKERLVEAVCGAAVDLSQRLNYRPLESDPTFAHARHKVAMF from the coding sequence ATGGCCAAGACAACGATGAGCGGCGCGACCAAACCCCCTGCCGCGAAGGCGCGGCCGTCGCGCCGGGCCGCGGCCGAGCACGACGCGCCGGAACCCGTCGCGGCCGGCGACGACGAATCGTCCGGCGGCGCATCGTCCTACCTGGTGCCGGGGCTCGAACGCGGGCTGCGGATCCTCGCCGAATTCTCCGCGCGCGAGCCCGTGCTCGGCGCGCCCGAGTTGTCGAAGCGCATCGGCATTCCGCGCACGACCACGTTCCGCCTGCTGCAGACGCTCGAAGCGCTCGGTTTCCTCGAGCGCGTGAACGGCGACCGTTATTTCCGGCTCGGCGTCGGCGTGCTGCGGCTCGGCTTCGAATACCTGAATTCGCTCGAGCTGACCGATCTCGGCACGCCCGTGCTCGAACGGCTGCGCGATACCACGGGCCTGTCGACGCATCTGCTGATCCGCGACCAGCGCGACGTCGTGTTCGTCGCGAAGGCGCAGAGCAACGCGTCGATGTTCGGTTCGGTGAAGGTGCACGTCGGCACGCGCCTGCCCGCGCATGCGACCGTGCATGGCCACGTGTTGATGGGCGACCTGACGCGCGACGCGCTGCGCCAGCTCTATCCGGAGAAGAAACTCGAACAGTTCACCGAGCGCACGCCGGGCACCGTCGACGAACTGTACGAGCGCGTGCGCCATTACGCGCGGCTCGGTTATGCGGTCAGCGAGGCGGCGTTCGAGAGCGGCATTTCGGCGGTCACGGCGCCCGTGCGCGATCATTCGGGCTCGATCGTCGCGGCGATCACCGCGACGGTGCCGCGCTCGGAGATCGGCGAGGCCGGCGAGAAGGAGCGGCTCGTCGAAGCCGTGTGCGGCGCGGCGGTCGACCTGTCCCAGCGCCTGAACTATCGTCCGCTCGAAAGCGACCCGACGTTCGCGCACGCGCGCCACAAGGTCGCGATGTTCTGA
- the pssA gene encoding CDP-diacylglycerol--serine O-phosphatidyltransferase, with the protein MNKTKPVRRFSMIREFHLADWFTLGNAVCGTSAIFSIISYIATEDVLHVYYAAGLIVAALVFDILDGRIARWRQKSSVLGRELDSLADVISFGVAPAVIGYGCGMRGMVDRFLLVYFVACGVSRLARYNVTAEALSQETGKVTYFEGTPIPTSIVIVLMLAVATYYGGIGPTMWLGEIATPGGLFHPLTLVFGLSGSLMISRIRIPKP; encoded by the coding sequence ATGAACAAGACCAAACCCGTCCGGCGCTTTTCGATGATCCGGGAATTCCACCTGGCTGACTGGTTCACGCTCGGCAACGCCGTCTGCGGCACCAGCGCCATTTTCTCGATCATCTCGTACATCGCCACCGAAGATGTGCTGCACGTGTACTACGCGGCCGGCCTGATCGTCGCCGCGCTGGTATTCGACATCCTCGACGGCAGGATCGCGCGCTGGCGCCAGAAGTCGTCGGTGCTCGGGCGCGAGCTTGACTCGCTCGCCGACGTCATTTCGTTCGGCGTCGCGCCGGCCGTCATCGGCTACGGGTGCGGGATGCGCGGAATGGTCGACCGGTTCCTGCTCGTCTACTTCGTCGCGTGCGGCGTGTCGCGACTGGCGCGCTACAACGTGACGGCGGAAGCGCTGTCGCAGGAAACCGGCAAGGTGACGTACTTCGAGGGCACGCCGATTCCGACCTCGATCGTCATCGTGCTGATGCTGGCCGTCGCCACCTATTACGGCGGGATCGGCCCGACCATGTGGCTCGGCGAGATCGCGACGCCCGGCGGGCTCTTTCATCCGCTGACGCTGGTGTTCGGCTTGTCGGGCTCGCTGATGATCAGCCGCATCCGCATTCCGAAACCCTGA